Proteins from one Cellulosilyticum lentocellum DSM 5427 genomic window:
- a CDS encoding substrate-binding domain-containing protein: MKKSRGGMSNEQLLKISMIVSCMAALMIVALGTIFLRAKISHLSVAEMTTSLAYDKHYVFISGGASDSFWESVFEAAKEEGKKQHILVENLGEELGNDYSVNDYLRMAISSEVDGILVVPEDKETTTLLEEADQKGIPVITLLYDGVEGKRKSFVGINSVNLGKAYGEQIKKIETPINKVTVLVDAEAESNNQNMICLGIKEALEEEKITVETKAINRANAFSAEESIRNIILSPQKVTDVLVCLSAEDTQCAYQALVDYNRVGDIQIMGYYKSDIILEAIAKNIIHSTIAIDTKQMGEKAIKALEDFNLKGRVNEYLSVDINVIDAENIDTHKVNMN, translated from the coding sequence ATGAAAAAATCACGAGGTGGAATGAGTAATGAACAGCTTTTAAAAATAAGTATGATTGTAAGCTGCATGGCTGCTTTAATGATTGTTGCTTTGGGAACAATTTTTTTAAGAGCTAAGATTAGTCATTTATCGGTAGCAGAAATGACGACCTCGTTGGCTTATGATAAGCACTATGTTTTTATTTCAGGAGGAGCAAGTGATTCTTTTTGGGAAAGTGTTTTTGAAGCAGCTAAAGAAGAAGGGAAAAAACAACATATTTTAGTCGAAAATTTAGGAGAAGAATTAGGTAATGATTATTCAGTTAATGATTACTTACGAATGGCTATTTCTAGTGAGGTAGATGGTATTTTAGTTGTTCCAGAAGATAAAGAAACAACGACACTTTTAGAGGAAGCAGATCAGAAAGGCATACCGGTTATTACTTTGTTGTATGATGGCGTAGAGGGGAAAAGAAAGAGCTTCGTGGGGATTAATAGTGTTAATTTAGGGAAAGCCTATGGTGAGCAGATTAAGAAAATTGAAACGCCTATTAACAAGGTAACAGTATTAGTAGATGCAGAAGCAGAAAGTAATAATCAAAATATGATTTGCCTAGGCATTAAAGAAGCTTTAGAAGAAGAGAAAATAACAGTAGAAACAAAAGCAATTAATAGAGCCAATGCCTTTAGTGCGGAAGAATCCATAAGAAATATTATTTTGAGTCCACAGAAAGTCACAGATGTCTTAGTTTGCTTATCTGCAGAGGATACGCAATGTGCTTATCAAGCTTTAGTAGATTATAACCGTGTAGGTGATATTCAAATCATGGGTTACTATAAGTCGGATATTATTTTAGAGGCTATTGCTAAAAATATTATTCATTCTACAATTGCAATTGATACAAAACAAATGGGTGAAAAGGCCATAAAGGCGCTTGAAGATTTTAATTTAAAGGGAAGAGTAAATGAATATTTATCAGTGGACATTAATGTCATTGATGCAGAGAATATAGATACCCATAAAGTAAATATGAATTAA
- a CDS encoding AAA family ATPase, with product MKKLILVGSPPASGKTFVAKKIASSLSQPVYLDKDTFIPLSKAAYAAAHQPYNRDSDFFNTYLRDAEYIAAMEVALEALIYNDQVILNAPFTKEFRNRSYIEALEQRLAPMEAELKLVWVYCDIELIHERMILRASDRDTWKLENWDAYVKTKDFSIPTMPGIEVIENTTEEEVTKQVKELLAKW from the coding sequence ATGAAGAAGCTTATTTTAGTAGGATCACCACCTGCAAGTGGTAAAACCTTTGTGGCTAAAAAAATTGCAAGTAGTTTAAGCCAGCCAGTTTATCTAGATAAGGATACCTTTATTCCATTATCAAAAGCAGCATATGCAGCAGCTCATCAGCCCTATAATAGAGATTCTGATTTTTTTAATACGTACTTAAGGGATGCTGAATATATTGCAGCTATGGAGGTTGCACTTGAAGCACTTATTTATAATGATCAAGTTATTTTAAATGCGCCTTTCACTAAGGAATTTAGGAATAGGAGCTATATAGAAGCACTAGAGCAACGTTTAGCTCCAATGGAAGCAGAATTAAAGCTAGTATGGGTATATTGTGACATAGAACTTATTCATGAGCGTATGATTTTGAGAGCATCAGATAGGGATACTTGGAAACTAGAAAATTGGGATGCCTATGTTAAAACAAAGGATTTTTCTATCCCTACAATGCCAGGGATCGAAGTAATAGAAAATACAACAGAGGAAGAGGTAACAAAACAAGTTAAAGAGCTACTTGCTAAGTGGTAA
- a CDS encoding ABC transporter ATP-binding protein — MEQIMIKVDHLTKEFVSNKKYKGLKGAFKGLISFDKVKKVAVEDVSFNIHKGEIVGYIGSNGAGKSTTIKMMTGILMPTKGTCTVNGIVPYKARQKNAQNIGVVFGQRTQLWWDLPLSETFSILKEIYGVSDEDYKERMTFFNQTLELESFMESTVRTLSLGQRMRADIAAALLHNPKVLYLDEPTIGLDVVVKDRIRVAIKEINARYQTTVVLTTHDLGDIEELCNRIIIIDGGKLIYDGTIEKIKTLFGAKKTVSFDVKDTKPFEGIDYRKRFGLSEDALSYELHPSEISFCFKKDQLHFTDLMNEVAKTSEIRDVKMKDTDIGDIVKSIYKHGMIEE, encoded by the coding sequence ATGGAACAAATTATGATAAAAGTAGATCATTTGACCAAAGAGTTTGTTTCTAATAAGAAGTATAAAGGTTTAAAGGGCGCATTTAAAGGGTTAATTTCATTTGATAAAGTAAAAAAGGTAGCCGTAGAAGATGTTTCCTTTAACATTCATAAAGGAGAGATTGTAGGGTATATCGGAAGTAATGGTGCTGGTAAGTCTACCACTATCAAGATGATGACAGGTATTTTGATGCCAACTAAAGGGACGTGTACTGTAAATGGCATTGTTCCGTATAAAGCAAGGCAAAAGAATGCGCAGAATATAGGAGTAGTCTTTGGACAACGCACACAGTTGTGGTGGGATTTGCCACTTTCGGAAACGTTTTCAATTTTAAAGGAAATATACGGTGTAAGTGATGAGGATTATAAGGAACGTATGACCTTTTTTAATCAAACTTTAGAGCTAGAATCTTTTATGGAAAGTACAGTAAGAACCTTATCCTTAGGCCAAAGGATGAGAGCTGATATTGCTGCAGCCCTGTTACATAACCCTAAAGTACTTTACTTAGATGAACCTACCATTGGTTTAGATGTAGTAGTGAAAGATCGTATTAGAGTAGCTATTAAGGAAATTAATGCCCGTTATCAAACAACGGTTGTATTAACAACACATGATTTAGGTGATATTGAGGAGCTTTGTAATCGGATTATCATTATTGATGGTGGCAAACTCATTTATGATGGTACTATTGAAAAGATTAAGACCTTATTTGGAGCTAAGAAAACAGTTAGTTTTGATGTAAAAGATACAAAACCATTTGAAGGGATAGATTATAGAAAACGATTTGGATTGTCAGAGGATGCGCTAAGCTATGAGCTTCATCCGTCAGAGATTAGCTTTTGCTTTAAAAAAGATCAGCTCCACTTTACAGATTTGATGAATGAGGTAGCTAAAACCAGTGAAATTAGAGATGTGAAGATGAAAGATACAGATATTGGCGATATTGTAAAAAGTATTTATAAGCATGGCATGATAGAAGAGTAG
- a CDS encoding sensor histidine kinase: MNNKINQSMSRKLVFVFIYTSVITLVAHFITYVNINYTINKFDSVYTSNTNLMQLSESLKKVQEHMYQYLKLKNSSDLEAYYISIQEFQGMLRNLNEKPSDHTSLMMESHIRKMSTDYLSKTNEAVQAKRGRNIKKYNDCYNSANQIYGYINAYISRLNSAQFQYNSYNYLKLRSSLKYLELASTIILLSVIFFNGVMLVILSRRITHPLILLSNQANEIAKGNLEIDLMHVETGDEIEILAKAFNKMIGSIKDYIQRLRERMEIESQMKEKELLMENHLKDAQLKYLQAQINPHFLFNTLNAGVQLAMMEGAERTSEFIENMAEFFRYNIARINQETTLEEEVQLVDYYIYIINVRFSGEVSYMKEIDDKLLQTKVPSMILQPIVENVFQYGIRDIEWQGKIKLTIAEKEEKIWISVKDNGKGMSKERIKQVLSGETSKEEESRSSNGIGLHNVVNRLCLFYGIEEVLEISSEGMNKGTEVALKIPLNQSVEEGVEARV; encoded by the coding sequence ATGAATAATAAGATTAATCAGTCTATGAGCCGTAAACTTGTTTTTGTGTTTATTTACACTTCGGTAATTACCTTAGTAGCTCACTTTATTACCTATGTGAATATTAATTATACCATTAATAAGTTTGATTCAGTTTATACAAGTAATACGAATCTGATGCAACTTTCAGAAAGTTTAAAGAAAGTACAAGAGCATATGTACCAGTATTTAAAGCTTAAGAACTCTTCGGACTTAGAAGCTTATTACATCAGTATACAAGAGTTCCAAGGAATGTTAAGAAATCTAAATGAAAAGCCTTCAGATCATACTAGCTTAATGATGGAAAGTCATATTCGAAAAATGTCTACAGACTATTTAAGTAAAACCAATGAAGCTGTCCAAGCAAAACGAGGAAGAAATATAAAAAAGTATAATGATTGTTATAACAGCGCTAATCAAATCTATGGCTATATTAATGCTTATATTAGCCGTTTAAATAGTGCTCAGTTTCAGTATAATTCCTACAATTATTTAAAGTTACGTTCGTCGCTTAAATATTTAGAGTTAGCAAGTACAATTATTTTATTGAGTGTTATTTTCTTTAATGGCGTGATGTTAGTTATTTTATCTAGACGTATTACACACCCTTTAATACTTTTATCTAATCAAGCCAATGAGATTGCTAAAGGTAATTTAGAAATAGATTTAATGCATGTAGAGACCGGTGATGAAATAGAAATTTTAGCAAAAGCATTTAATAAGATGATTGGTAGTATCAAAGACTATATTCAACGTTTACGAGAACGTATGGAAATAGAAAGTCAAATGAAAGAAAAAGAGCTTTTAATGGAAAATCATTTAAAAGATGCTCAGCTCAAATATTTGCAAGCTCAAATTAATCCTCACTTTTTATTTAATACCTTAAATGCAGGGGTACAGTTAGCCATGATGGAAGGTGCTGAACGTACATCGGAATTTATTGAAAATATGGCAGAGTTTTTTAGATATAATATTGCCAGAATTAATCAAGAAACCACCTTAGAGGAAGAAGTGCAATTAGTAGATTATTATATTTATATTATTAATGTACGTTTTTCAGGTGAGGTAAGCTACATGAAGGAAATCGATGACAAGTTACTGCAAACCAAGGTACCTAGTATGATTCTTCAACCTATTGTAGAGAATGTCTTTCAATATGGTATCAGAGATATTGAGTGGCAAGGTAAAATCAAACTTACCATTGCTGAGAAAGAAGAAAAAATCTGGATTAGTGTGAAGGATAACGGTAAAGGGATGAGTAAAGAGAGAATTAAACAAGTATTATCAGGTGAAACAAGCAAGGAAGAAGAAAGTAGGAGCTCTAATGGGATTGGTCTACATAACGTAGTTAATCGCTTGTGTTTATTTTATGGAATTGAGGAAGTTTTAGAGATTAGTAGTGAAGGTATGAATAAAGGAACAGAGGTTGCTTTAAAAATTCCTTTAAATCAGTCAGTAGAGGAAGGAGTGGAGGCGCGTGTATAA
- a CDS encoding ABC transporter permease, giving the protein MKKLKHQLRIYIPFMKAKIQTFLAYPISVYLFIFSSFLEVLANYYLWVAVYQNSNQQILGGFTIDEMITYIFMSYVTGSIVRVGIATDIGIDVVEGSIASNLIKPINYKVKLLFESLGGMFSQIVMPAGFVWLGLILVNWVGKGIIPPSLSTIIFYIVSGLMSFLILFFFEFCFGMIAFYTQYVWGMAMIKNALLLFLTGQIIPIVFFPEAVRHVFDYLPFTSMNYTPVMIYLGKLQGSSLYLAMGKQIVWVILLYILSCIVWHKATKRLTVLGG; this is encoded by the coding sequence ATGAAAAAACTTAAACACCAGCTTCGTATTTATATCCCTTTTATGAAAGCAAAGATTCAGACTTTTTTAGCTTACCCTATAAGTGTTTATCTCTTCATTTTTTCCAGCTTTTTAGAGGTATTAGCTAATTACTATTTGTGGGTGGCTGTATATCAAAATAGTAACCAACAGATATTAGGTGGCTTCACTATAGATGAGATGATTACCTATATTTTTATGAGCTATGTAACGGGAAGTATTGTTCGCGTGGGAATTGCAACAGATATTGGAATAGATGTTGTAGAAGGAAGTATAGCGAGTAATCTCATAAAGCCTATTAACTATAAGGTAAAGCTTTTGTTCGAATCTCTAGGAGGGATGTTCAGTCAAATAGTTATGCCCGCAGGGTTTGTGTGGCTAGGCCTTATTCTAGTTAATTGGGTAGGTAAAGGAATAATACCACCTTCTTTAAGTACTATAATTTTTTATATAGTAAGTGGGTTGATGAGTTTTCTCATTTTGTTTTTCTTTGAGTTTTGTTTTGGTATGATTGCTTTTTATACTCAGTATGTATGGGGAATGGCAATGATTAAAAATGCACTGTTATTATTCCTTACTGGACAGATTATTCCAATTGTATTTTTTCCTGAGGCAGTAAGACATGTATTTGATTATTTACCCTTTACTTCCATGAATTATACGCCGGTTATGATTTATCTAGGAAAATTACAAGGTAGTAGCCTCTATTTAGCTATGGGCAAACAAATTGTATGGGTAATATTACTCTATATATTAAGCTGCATCGTATGGCATAAGGCAACTAAGAGACTTACGGTACTGGGAGGATAA
- a CDS encoding ABC transporter permease: MKELKKYAKLYRLFVAQYLKTLMQSKVDFIIGLLGYLLVQSCGIICLALIFNQIPQLNGWNFNQLLFIYGFAQIPRGIDHLLTDNVWILAFRMVIRGEFDRYLLRPMNPFFQLISDKFQPDALGELMVGFLLVGGSIQKGVVSVNLLNIVLFIISIGAGALIYTDIKLFFASLAFWVKNSGGILQLTYDMSDFAKYPVSIYSKPIQLVLSTIVPFAFVAFYPASYFLTGEAALKLIGVEVLIALVGWGIAYATFNKGISIYESAGN, from the coding sequence ATGAAAGAATTAAAAAAGTATGCTAAATTGTATAGGTTGTTTGTAGCACAGTATTTAAAGACTTTAATGCAGTCCAAGGTGGATTTTATTATTGGTTTATTAGGATACTTATTAGTTCAAAGCTGTGGCATTATTTGTCTGGCTTTGATTTTTAATCAAATTCCACAACTAAATGGTTGGAATTTTAATCAATTACTTTTTATCTATGGATTTGCACAAATCCCTAGGGGGATTGATCATTTACTAACAGATAATGTATGGATACTTGCTTTTAGAATGGTTATAAGAGGCGAATTTGATCGCTATTTATTACGTCCTATGAATCCTTTTTTTCAGCTGATTAGTGATAAGTTTCAACCAGATGCTTTAGGAGAATTGATGGTAGGGTTTCTCTTAGTAGGGGGATCTATTCAAAAAGGAGTTGTGAGTGTAAATCTCCTTAATATTGTTTTATTTATTATTTCAATAGGAGCAGGTGCACTTATTTATACAGATATAAAATTATTTTTTGCTTCTTTAGCTTTTTGGGTAAAAAATAGCGGAGGTATTTTGCAGCTTACCTATGATATGTCTGATTTTGCAAAATACCCGGTTTCTATTTATTCAAAGCCTATACAACTAGTTTTATCAACGATTGTGCCATTTGCTTTTGTAGCTTTTTACCCTGCAAGTTATTTTTTAACGGGAGAGGCAGCTCTTAAATTAATAGGTGTAGAGGTACTTATTGCACTTGTAGGATGGGGAATTGCTTACGCTACCTTTAATAAAGGAATTAGTATTTATGAAAGTGCCGGTAATTAA
- a CDS encoding MFS transporter — protein MSTILLVIIYISFISLGLPDSILGSAWPMMHLELNVPVSYAGLATMIVAGGTIISSLFSERLIKRFGTGKVTAISVLMTALGLIGTYMVPGFWGICLLGIPLGLGAGAVDSALNNFVALHYEAKHMNWLHCFWGVGATAGPFIMSFWLLRESGWRMGYATIGLIQGILVICLFVTLPLWKKMEKQEENKESEKSNTRISELLEMRGAKPALIAFFCYCGVELTTGLWGSTFLVDTLGLSAEKAAKWVSIYYLGITVGRLLAGFLAIKLNNIKMMRLGQIICLLGVILLGMPFTSYCQLTGLMLIGLGCAPIYPAMLHETPQRFGKEQSQGIMGIQMACAYVGSTFIPPVFGFLAKGMSFKIMPVFLMIFVVLMFICSEMVNRGTKKPNNI, from the coding sequence ATGTCTACGATTTTGTTAGTAATTATTTATATTTCATTTATTAGTTTAGGATTACCAGATTCTATATTAGGTTCAGCTTGGCCTATGATGCATTTAGAACTCAATGTTCCGGTTTCTTATGCAGGGCTTGCAACAATGATTGTGGCTGGAGGTACGATTATATCTAGCTTATTCAGTGAAAGACTTATTAAAAGATTTGGGACAGGAAAAGTAACAGCCATAAGTGTACTAATGACAGCTTTGGGCCTTATAGGAACTTATATGGTACCTGGCTTTTGGGGAATATGTTTATTAGGTATTCCTTTAGGTCTAGGAGCGGGAGCTGTAGATTCGGCCCTTAACAATTTTGTGGCATTACATTATGAAGCAAAGCATATGAATTGGCTACATTGCTTCTGGGGAGTAGGAGCTACTGCTGGACCGTTTATTATGTCTTTTTGGTTATTAAGAGAGAGTGGTTGGAGAATGGGTTATGCCACTATTGGCTTAATTCAAGGTATTTTAGTCATCTGTTTATTTGTAACTTTACCATTATGGAAGAAGATGGAGAAACAAGAAGAGAATAAAGAGAGTGAAAAAAGTAATACACGTATAAGTGAATTATTAGAAATGAGAGGCGCTAAACCAGCGCTTATAGCATTTTTCTGCTACTGCGGTGTAGAATTAACAACTGGACTCTGGGGAAGTACCTTTTTAGTAGATACATTAGGTTTATCAGCTGAAAAAGCAGCAAAGTGGGTATCCATCTATTATCTAGGGATTACAGTAGGGCGATTATTGGCAGGCTTTTTAGCTATAAAACTTAATAATATTAAAATGATGCGTTTAGGTCAAATCATTTGTTTACTGGGAGTTATTTTACTAGGAATGCCATTTACGAGCTATTGTCAGTTAACAGGACTTATGCTTATTGGTTTAGGTTGTGCACCTATTTATCCTGCCATGCTTCATGAAACACCTCAGAGATTTGGAAAAGAGCAGTCTCAAGGCATTATGGGAATCCAAATGGCTTGTGCTTATGTAGGCAGTACCTTTATACCTCCTGTATTTGGTTTTTTAGCCAAAGGAATGAGTTTTAAGATTATGCCTGTATTTCTTATGATATTTGTTGTACTTATGTTCATTTGTTCAGAAATGGTAAATCGAGGAACAAAAAAACCAAATAATATATAA
- a CDS encoding histidine phosphatase family protein codes for MTTLLLIRHGETPWNVLAKVQGCQNIALSETGKAQASLLSERLNGAFTAVYTSPLHRAFETAEIICKPTQLSPIPLEALKEVDFGSWEGLTFKEISKLYPTHFNTWLTDESTGPMYDGDGSIQNVSRRAKACIYSIVQKHPNETIVMVSHGGLIKSALIGLFDWKMNMYHHFALGNTCITTIRFDEAQRPMLVSLNDTTHLNTPVTAV; via the coding sequence ATGACAACCCTATTACTCATTAGACATGGAGAAACACCCTGGAACGTTTTAGCTAAAGTTCAAGGGTGTCAAAATATTGCTTTATCTGAAACTGGAAAAGCCCAAGCTTCTTTGTTAAGTGAAAGGTTAAACGGTGCATTTACTGCCGTCTACACTAGCCCCTTACATAGAGCCTTTGAAACTGCTGAAATTATTTGCAAACCAACACAGCTTAGTCCTATACCTTTAGAAGCACTAAAAGAAGTAGATTTCGGCTCTTGGGAAGGCCTTACCTTTAAGGAAATCTCCAAGTTATATCCAACACATTTCAACACCTGGCTCACAGATGAATCAACTGGACCTATGTACGATGGAGATGGCAGTATTCAAAATGTCAGCAGGCGTGCTAAAGCTTGTATTTACAGCATCGTTCAAAAACATCCTAATGAAACCATTGTCATGGTCTCTCATGGTGGACTTATTAAATCAGCTCTTATTGGTCTTTTTGATTGGAAAATGAATATGTATCATCACTTTGCTTTAGGCAATACTTGCATTACCACTATTCGCTTTGACGAGGCGCAAAGGCCCATGCTTGTTAGTTTAAATGATACCACCCATTTAAATACACCTGTTACAGCGGTTTAA
- a CDS encoding CapA family protein — protein sequence MLQIIVLTISMGHSQVISGGKIDENFKQSQNVWQYVKEATSQVDEVLGQWQEALTPQTIQLTTVGDIMMHEPQITSGYDPKTKTYAYDYMFKEVAPYLKAADLTIGNLELTLSGKDKKYTGYPRFNAPDELADALKDVGFDVLTTANNHSLDRDFEGLKRTIDVLEQRGLQCTGTYQTKESSETILIQEVKGSKIAFLAYTYGTNGIKVSKGKEYSINYINKEKIAADIKKARDLKAELVCISIHFGVEYAKTPNKAQKEMVNFLVENDADVILGSHPHVLEPMEIRKTQMNGRSKEVVILYSQGNFISGQRSRYKETSAIFNIILNKAPLTGELSIKEVTYIPTWVDYSRVKGKYHYRILPAKRAVHLYEAGQDPLISSSDYEKLKIALKDVRSMFKSDDKRIVEQQTFIN from the coding sequence TTGTTACAAATAATAGTTCTGACAATAAGTATGGGCCATTCTCAGGTTATTTCAGGGGGAAAGATTGATGAAAATTTTAAGCAGTCACAAAATGTTTGGCAATATGTAAAGGAAGCGACTTCACAGGTAGATGAGGTATTAGGACAATGGCAAGAAGCGCTAACACCCCAGACGATACAGCTCACCACTGTAGGAGATATTATGATGCATGAGCCTCAAATCACAAGTGGATATGATCCTAAGACTAAAACGTATGCATATGATTATATGTTTAAGGAAGTAGCACCTTATTTAAAAGCAGCAGATTTAACCATAGGCAATTTAGAACTAACACTTTCGGGAAAAGATAAAAAGTATACAGGCTACCCCCGGTTTAATGCACCAGATGAGCTTGCTGATGCGCTTAAAGACGTAGGTTTTGATGTTTTAACAACGGCTAATAACCATAGCTTAGACAGAGATTTTGAAGGATTAAAGAGAACGATAGATGTTTTAGAGCAAAGAGGTTTACAATGCACAGGTACATATCAAACAAAGGAAAGTAGTGAAACTATTCTCATTCAAGAAGTAAAGGGAAGTAAGATTGCGTTTTTAGCTTATACATATGGCACCAATGGTATTAAGGTAAGCAAGGGGAAAGAATATAGTATCAATTATATTAATAAAGAAAAAATAGCTGCAGATATTAAAAAAGCAAGAGATTTAAAAGCAGAGCTAGTTTGTATAAGTATACATTTTGGTGTGGAATATGCAAAAACGCCTAACAAAGCACAAAAAGAAATGGTGAATTTTCTAGTAGAAAATGATGCAGATGTGATACTCGGGAGTCATCCTCATGTACTGGAGCCTATGGAAATACGTAAAACTCAAATGAATGGAAGATCAAAAGAAGTGGTTATTTTATATTCACAAGGTAATTTTATATCCGGGCAGAGATCTCGCTATAAAGAAACAAGTGCCATTTTTAATATCATTTTAAATAAAGCACCTTTAACAGGAGAATTATCCATAAAAGAGGTGACTTATATTCCAACTTGGGTAGATTATTCACGGGTCAAAGGGAAATATCATTATCGCATTTTACCAGCTAAAAGAGCTGTACATCTTTATGAGGCAGGGCAAGACCCGCTTATATCTAGCTCAGATTATGAAAAATTAAAAATTGCACTAAAGGATGTAAGGTCTATGTTTAAAAGTGATGATAAAAGAATAGTAGAGCAGCAAACCTTTATTAATTAA
- a CDS encoding glutamine--tRNA ligase/YqeY domain fusion protein codes for MSLENTSSNFIRNIIVGDLESGKHNEIITRFPPEPNGYLHIGHAKSILLNFGLAEEFNGKTNLRFDDTNPVKEDTEYVESIEEDVKWLGVQWEKKLFASDYFEEMYNRAVLLIKKGKAYVCDLTPEEAKEYRGTLTEPGKESPYRSRSIEENLDLFERMRKGEFADGEKVLRAKIDMSSPNMNMRDPIIYRIAHASHHNTGDKWCIYPMYDFAHPLEDAIEGITHSICTLEFEAHRPLYDWVVEECEMAAKPRQIEFARLNMTNTVMSKRKLKQLVDERVVDGWDDPRMPTISGLRRRGYTPEAIRNFCREIGVAKADSTVDSQMLDFFLREDLQPKATLAMAVLKPLKLVITNYPEGQTELLEVENNAKDPEQGTRMIPFSREIYIEQDDFMEVPAPKYFRLYPGNEVRLKGAYFVKCTDVIKDEAGNVVEVHCTYDPETKSGSGFTGRKVKATIHWVDAATAVPAEFRLFEPLILDDAPENEGKHFLEQINPNSLEVLEGFIENVAFKDAKPLDKFQLVRNGFFCVDGKYSTEDKLVFNRIVPLKSSFKL; via the coding sequence ATGTCGTTAGAAAATACTTCTTCTAATTTTATCCGCAATATTATTGTTGGAGATTTAGAAAGTGGCAAACATAATGAAATCATTACACGTTTTCCACCAGAACCAAATGGTTACCTTCATATTGGTCATGCTAAATCTATTTTACTTAACTTTGGCTTAGCTGAAGAATTTAATGGGAAAACCAATCTTCGTTTTGACGATACTAACCCAGTTAAAGAAGACACAGAGTATGTTGAATCTATTGAAGAAGATGTTAAATGGCTTGGCGTTCAGTGGGAGAAAAAATTATTTGCTTCTGACTACTTTGAAGAAATGTATAATCGTGCTGTCCTTTTAATTAAAAAAGGAAAAGCTTATGTATGTGATTTAACACCAGAAGAAGCTAAAGAATACCGTGGTACATTAACAGAGCCAGGTAAAGAAAGTCCTTATCGCTCTAGAAGCATTGAAGAAAACTTAGATTTATTTGAACGTATGAGAAAAGGGGAATTTGCTGACGGTGAAAAAGTACTTCGTGCTAAAATCGATATGAGCTCTCCTAATATGAATATGCGTGATCCTATTATCTATCGTATTGCCCATGCTTCTCACCATAATACAGGTGATAAATGGTGTATCTACCCAATGTATGACTTTGCTCATCCACTTGAAGATGCTATTGAGGGAATTACTCACTCTATTTGTACTCTTGAATTCGAAGCGCATCGTCCACTTTACGACTGGGTTGTTGAAGAATGTGAAATGGCAGCAAAACCTCGTCAAATCGAATTTGCTAGACTTAATATGACTAATACTGTTATGAGTAAACGTAAACTTAAACAACTCGTTGATGAAAGAGTAGTTGATGGCTGGGATGATCCTCGTATGCCTACTATTTCTGGTCTTCGTAGACGTGGTTATACGCCAGAAGCTATCCGTAACTTCTGCAGAGAAATCGGAGTTGCCAAAGCTGACTCTACAGTAGATAGTCAAATGCTTGATTTCTTCCTTCGTGAAGATCTCCAACCAAAAGCTACTTTAGCTATGGCTGTTTTAAAACCACTGAAGCTTGTGATTACTAACTATCCAGAAGGACAAACAGAACTTCTAGAAGTTGAAAATAATGCAAAAGATCCAGAACAAGGTACACGCATGATTCCATTTTCTCGTGAAATCTACATTGAACAAGATGACTTTATGGAAGTACCTGCTCCAAAATACTTTAGACTTTATCCAGGTAACGAAGTACGTCTTAAAGGCGCTTACTTTGTTAAGTGTACAGATGTTATTAAAGATGAAGCTGGTAATGTGGTAGAAGTACACTGTACTTATGACCCAGAAACAAAAAGTGGTTCTGGCTTTACAGGTCGTAAAGTAAAAGCTACTATTCATTGGGTAGATGCTGCTACTGCCGTTCCTGCAGAATTTAGATTGTTTGAACCTCTTATTTTAGATGATGCTCCAGAAAATGAAGGTAAACACTTCTTAGAGCAAATCAATCCAAATTCACTTGAAGTATTAGAAGGCTTTATTGAAAATGTGGCTTTCAAGGATGCAAAACCACTTGATAAATTCCAACTTGTAAGAAATGGTTTCTTCTGTGTTGATGGTAAATACTCTACAGAGGACAAACTTGTCTTCAACCGTATTGTACCACTTAAAAGCTCATTTAAACTTTAA